Part of the Athalia rosae chromosome 2, iyAthRosa1.1, whole genome shotgun sequence genome, tgaagagagaaataaaagagaatagtAATGGCAAACTGTTAACCCCATTTATATCGCGCATCGTCTGCCAAAGTTTGTGATTCTACCTGATCCATGTTATTGTATGGTTGAAAGTAAATTCTGGACGAGGTGAGCAAAACTCTTCCAGGATTCACAACCAGCGGAGATATTTTGTCAGCTTGAACTTCCAACACCACCTGTTCGTAAAGATCCTCCAGCCATGAtgtatcgaatgaaattctaGATTGTCTTGAATGAACGATAGCTGTTATCTGATTTGTAAACAAAGTTTATAAGAACCAAGATTGAATGTCAATCCTCCATTTGATACGTTGCCttagtaataattaattaccatAGCATTTTGCTCAGCCATGGGAAGTGTAGCAGCCCGCAACAATTGCAATATTTGCGGCAGACAGTCTTCAATGGTAGCATAATTGAAGCGAAATAGGTAATGTTCGGGTTTATGTACAAATTTGTGAGGCGCAAGTACATTACCTTGAAGCATTTCGACATACTGCTTGCATTTTACCGATAATATATTGTTATTTCTAGGAACAAAATAATTGATTTAATATATAAATAGcgctaaaaaaatttatttatgttatcTTCACGAACCTGGCGTCCCAACTTGCTGTGTTCCATTTCTCAGTGCAGATCATTTCCTTCAGTTGTACTTTAATCAACGGCTTATTCAGATCTTTATTTACAAAGACCAAAGACTTAGAACATAACTTGAGTCTCCCATTCGTCCACTCAGAATCTCCAGCAAGCGGATTGATCAGTGCTTTGACCGAGACACTATAATCctcaaaaaaaatctcacctgGTTCAAGCAACAGCATAGTAAATCTGGAACCGAGCACAATAAATTGTTTTTGATCTATCGAAATTttagatgaaaataaacagGAGGTACGGATCATGgacaaaatagaagaagatTTTAGTGTCAAAGAGAGATTTCTCTCGTACCTTTCTTTATCCATTGTGAATAACTGGTACAACAATGGGTACCAAAGTCTCAACTTTTTCGTGTATGTTATCACAAAATTAGACCATTAACAattagaaaggaaaaaaacaactctcAAAATTGCAGAACTGCTACCTGCAGACGGCTGCTTTGCAACGATAATCTTGGAGCATAGTCACTTTGGCAAAGGCAAGAAACGTCTGTAGAGGGTGGTAGAAAAAGATAGAGACGAGTCAGCGGTCAGCTGTGATTTTAGCTGATGATCTAAACTATCGGACGTCATGGTTACCGCAATTTATTTTAAACGTAGTTGTCGAAGTCAGACAATTTGGATCAAGTTCTTCTGACCACTTCCGCAGTAATTTAAATTTGAAACACCGGGCATTCATCAATACTCCGGTGAGTTCCAAAGTAGGatagataatattattaataaaatgtcAATGGCAGGTTTCATAATTCAATCTTTGTCTCCACCCGGCAAATTGTGTTTCATAAAAGGGAATGATCATTcaattgttattgtttttattcagcatgatattgttttgtttttacaaGTCTGATAGAAATTGTCAAAGCCGAGTTTTGACCGGTACATATGAGCAGTTTTTGTGCTTTGGAGTCAAATTTAGGAGAAAAGCCATGTACGACGATTGTGTCCTTTTGTCTATGCGTTTTCCGCAGAAACTTTGGCGCATAGTTAACGAGTGTAAAACTGGTGCGATTCGTTGGAGCGTGAATGGTGGTACGATATTATTGGACTATAAAAAATTCCAGGAAGAATACCTGAATGCTgaacattcaatttttaaaacgaaCAATATAACAAGTTTCATACGTCAGCTAAATCTTTACGGATTTAGAAAAGTAACTTCCCACAACCGCGATCCAATCTGTAACTCTCACAACCCCAACGTACACGAATTTTtgcacgaaaattttcgagcccATCGCACCGATCTCCTTGCCAAAGTATGCCGTAGAACTGGCGCtggtaaaattaaatattgcGATAAACTACGTTCTAAAAACTTAATGAAACGAGACATAGCTGACCCcaagaaaaaattgcagatGTCACGCTTGCGAATTTGTCAGGTAAAATTCTTGTGGAAAGAAATTAGCCCAGACAGTTCTCGATCCTCGATAAACCTAACAAACCTATTGGGTGATCACTTGTGATTTCAGTTTGCTTTGACCGAAGCTTTGCAGCAGGCGACTCGAGATTACCATCGAAAGAGATTTTGGGAAGAGGTAATCCACGATGATTCATTATCGGagctaaataattttcacaaaataGGTAAACCTCTCTTTTCACAGAATGAATAGCTTTTAAATTAATCCCCAaaacaaattataattctggATATTGGTGTTCAACTctgctctgaaaatttttaaaaatttgctCTGAATCCACAGAAAAACAGCATTTTCTTAAGCTTTTTCTATTTACAAAtggatgaatttcattttcagctcACAGCTATGCCCGCGTCATCGAGGGATATCAAACAACTTTTGATTGTTCTCAAGATTATTGTCAAGCCGTTAGACAGTTACATAGGATTTGAAATCATCGCAACGTTCTTTATTTAGTAATTGTTTTCGCttttaatcaattattatatcaaGAAGAACATTAAAAAATGTGTAACGATTATGTGACAGTTGCAGTGTGatgttactttttttgtttctttttttctgcctcagcttctttctctttttcgatttCTGTTACGTATTCTCCGATCGTATCAACATCCAGCATCTAGAAATAAAGATCAGGTATGTGTAACTTATCGTCAATATCATACCATTAAAGGAGAGTAATAAAGGACaaaggtattttatttttaagcaTTACCTGTAGTGGTTGACCGCGACGCATTACCGCAATCTCCAAATTCTTTTGGCCAGATTGTACAACTTCAAGTAGCGCTCTGATCGCGAGTTTCATCGCCCCTTTTTCTGTGGCAACCTCGTCAGGGGTGTAGTATTTCTCTAGAAATTCACGCACAGTTGTGGCACTGCGACCTGTAGCATTTGCCTATTTTGAAAGTAGATTATAAACAATAAAAACTGCGAcgaacaagaaacaaaaatatttttcaacaaaaataatacTCACTTTCCATTCGAAATAGGTTCCCGATGGATCCGTTTGATACAGATGCGGAGCTCCATCGTAATCAAAACCTGCTAATAGACAGGATATTCCAAATGGTCTGCGTCCGTTGCTTTGagtgtatttttgtttcaaaccAGCTACAAATCGTGTGATGTACTCCAATGTGACAGGGTCTTCGACGGTTAGCTTGTGACTCTGGCATTCGATTTGAGCACGATTTATCAATACTCTGGCATCGGCAGTTAACCCTGTATGGTTcggtaaaattattaattgcaAGTGCATTAATGGTAACTAAAGTATATACTATGATTACTTACCGGCAAAAGCCATTACAACATGGTCGTCTAGAAGGCATATTTTACGTACTGTTCTCTCTTCTTGAAGTTTAGCTACAGACTTCTTCTCTACACCAAGTACAACAACATCGTTTCCACGAACACCGACCTATAATAAAAGGTTCTTATGGtaaatatcaataaatttaAACTAAGTCTGAAGAAACAAACTAGATTAACAACGTTTCTGCAATGTTTGTCAAAATACCGGTGTCTAGGTTATCGTTGTGGAAGTGCTTACCGCCGTCGATCCTTTTTTCACAGCTTCCTGAGCATATTCCACTTGCAATAAGTGTCCATCCGGCGAAAAAACGGTGATGGCTCTATCGTACCGAGATCCCATATTTAAATTGGTCAAAAATATctaagaaataaatttcctcTCGACGATGACTTCACGTTAAGTACGGAGATGGCTGTAACAACTTTGATGAACTTGGGAAGCAATCACAAGTGACGAAGCATTTTAACACCGATGAACGCTCAGGACGAATGCGATGAAACGCCTAATTAGACGTTAAATTTTTGTAGGTTAGGTCACATCACGGGTTTGTAGGATTGGGTGTAGAGGGCGAGCAGGATCAtgtttcccttctttttcccaAACGCCCTTGAAATCATCTGGAAATGAAAGAGGGAATGAGTAAGCAGATGTTAAGCATATTGAAATCCCCTCCAGGAAGTATCGCCGAAGGTACCCGTcatgtacggtacgtataccACCCCCAGACCACCCAGCTGATCGGGACTCTAGTTGACTCAAGTTGGAATAGTAACGGGTCAATAGACGGAAGGCAAAAGGGTATAACCGCGGCAGCGCCAACTACCTAAAGGGGAGCCCTATCACCTCATTCAACTACAGGctgaaatagagaaaatagtGGATCCACCAGTGTTGAAAGGCCTCGGTTCTCAccagttcatttttttttacttggctTCACTTGACTTCACCCACGGCTCTACCCAAAGAGATAAGGGAAGTGTCACTATGGCTTGGTTAGTCGCCGTCACCTGCTTCGGAAGATTGCCGAAGACCAGTTTTAAGTGAATCACAATCGAAATCAGAACAGACGGGATGTGGATTTTATTCGTGAATCGCTAAAGCAGTGATTGACATTAGCTTAATTCATTCACGAACTTGTTAGAAGCCGACTGGACGCAAAATGGCTTCTGGGGATAATGTGGACACGATCGAGGTTGTAGAAACGAGTTTTACAGCCCTGGATCGCGGCACAGAAGAACGCATCAGATTCGGAGACACGAATGATGACGAAAGTATGTTTCATTCATCTTATATTTTAACAGACAACACCCTAATCATAACCTATTCTACACGCCGTTCCATGAAACTTTGTCCTACATCAGGACGCGATGATGTCactcccacttttttttttttttaaatatatatatatatatatatatatctaaaaGTACCAAGTGGATATtcatgtaatttttattcaagtcCTTGATCAGAAAGTGATCCTTGGTAATTGAATTAAGTTTGACAGCTGTCATCCCTGTTTGCTACTATTGGTCATGCACAATattctgtttcattttatttccatgCAGATAAATCAGCTGGGGATAAAGTTGCATCTCTGGAAGTAAGTAAAATACACCATCAAGTATTTATCATTCACAGTTTTATGGTCAATTTTTGTTACAATCTTTGTTTCGTCAGATCAAACCCATATTCATACATCGCTTTATGCATAATCCAACTGCTCTTGAGATATTGATTTGTCGAATGACTTGATTTGAAGAAAGACTGATTATCTTCAAGTCTGCATCGTTTAATATCTGTATTCGATGTATGTTCTTGGTTCGAAATTTTGATACATAATGTATCATTGAAGTAATATTCCACGTTTCACTAATGCAAATTAGCTGTCAGAAGACTTTTCCAATAATGAGTGCAAATGATATAATGCTACTTACAAGGCTCTGCCCAAAAATGTGGAAAAGACAGAATCTTGCACTtatttgatttaaaaattatcagagGTGATGACTGTTTGATtacattagagcacattttATGTCAATGgagtttttcttattcaaatgTTATGCATTCCAATATTATCtaatagaaaatttcagtttAAGGAGTATTGTATGGCAATGAATTGGTGCAAATCACTTTCTGAATGATGCAGAAATTCATCTTGCTATGCATGTTGTTTTGTGCAGTGGCACGTTCATTCAGCTTGCTTAACCATTATGTGAAACCTCTAATACCAATAGTTTCAATTCTACTATCTGTATATTCCCGTTTGCAGGCTGGATattaaatatcatttttattagcaGAAacaaattgtagaaaaaaacaactgtcCATCTCCATTGCAACGCAtgtaaaacaatgattttgaTCATTACTCATAAGCAAAGTTTCATTTGGGTCTGattcattataatttatttttttctttggtttttgtaAAGTTATTCAACAGGCTTATGCTTTATTCTCAAAGGTCGTGCGGTGTCGGTTGTCAATCCAATGGTTTTTCTGTAATTATCACGGTCAGATGCATGATAATTTTAAACTATACAGGCTTTCCTCGACATGTACAATCTTTGGCATAAATATGGCCACTAGATCACATGCTGATACTTTGtcctattttcattcttttttttttttgtatatttccAGTAATTCTGCAACCTTGAATATCCGTGCACTGTCATCTTAACCTCCATTATTAGGTACATGATTTGTTCTTAATCACATAACTCGTggtaaattttgaaagaaaattcttccaacTATAATTTCCAGTTTTGGAatcatcgaataatttctggaataaaatataaatgtttCGGTGCTCTATATCCAGGTTTCTATCGCCCAACATGGCTCCGCAGGGCCAAAAACTCCTGCAGGAGTATCCCGAAACAAATcggaaagagaacgaaaaattggccATCGGAGAGTTGGTGTTGGAGGTGAAATTACGTATAAaaaggtaaatgaaaaatttctagtgATTTTCAGATTAAGTAATcgagatatttttataaattgagGACTCAGCATCTGGGATTCACTAGACTGAAGATATGAATTGAATTTAGATTAATGAAAAGTGTTTCTCTATTTCCTCTAAGTAAAGTAAGCCAACTTTACAATGCTCACTGTCACGTCGCCTGGGTTCAATTGAGAACTGCTGGCAAAGACCAAGTTTTTAGCATCTTGTTAAACGCTAGTTTAAATAATTCAAGTGCTATAAATACAGTGTAAATCGGTGTTGTTTACCGGATTTCTCAAGTACTATCAAACTTTGTCTCTGCTTTGCTGCAAACGTCAAATGTTCCAAAGTTTTGATACAAAAAGGAtatctatttcattttcaaaagagAGTATTTCATTAAATGTAGAATGAAACATGTTTGTAGTTGCAGTGTGACAAATAAATAGATTTCTAAAATGGGTGTACAATCAAATACTTTGCTAATTAGCTATTATTCTGatattttgataaatatttttgaatccaTTCTTTCAAAAATAGATCCAAACGACACAAATTATGGGGTCCATTCAACTTGGGATCCAACATGCGGTCGGAGGTCTGGCTAGCAAGCCAGAACGAGATCTTTTAATGCAGGATTTCATGACTGTTGAAACAACCAACTTTCCTAGCGAAGGATCTAACCATACACCTGCCCACCATTTCTCTGAATTCAAGTTCAAAAACTATGCTCCTATCGCTTTTCGGTACTTCAGGGACCTCTTTGGCATTCAGCCAGATGACTTTTTGGTAATTTAATAATCCCCgatttatgtaattttttagtctctaAAAAAGTTAGCAGAGTTTCAAGTGTTGAATTGTTTTCGCTATTCCAGATGTCCATGTGTAGTTCTCCGTTGAGGGAATTGTCTAATCCAGGTGCAAGTGGTAGCATATTCTATCTGACCGAGGATGACGAGTTTATCATAAAAACTGTTCAGCATAAGGAAGGCGAATTCTTACAGAAATTGTTACCTGGATACTATATGGTGAGACGAAGACTGATAATTGATTTACGGTTCTGAATTCCCtcaatctttttatttcaatatctaTTGATCTTAATTTCAGAATCTAAACCAAAACCCGCGAACATTGCTTCCAAAGTTTTTTGGCTTGTATTGTTATCAATGCAATAGTAAAAATGTTAGGTTAATAGCAATGAATAATCTGCTCCCATCAAATGTAAAATTGCATCAAAAATATGACTTGAAAGGGTCAACttataaaagaaaagtgaGTATTCTACATTTTTGCTTTACCTTATTATGCTTTGACATATCTTCATGATTAGATTTTCACATCTTTTATGCACAGGCTTCTAAGTCAGAAAGATCGAAGTCATCCCCAACTTACAAAGATTTGGATTTCATGGAACATCATACAGAGGGTATTTTCTTGGAAGCTGATACTTATGGAGCCCTCGTTAAAACCATTCAACGAGACTGCAGAGTGCTGGAAAGTTTCAAAATTATGGACTACTCTTTGTTAGTTGGAATTCATAATCTGGATCAGGCGGCAAGAGAAAAAACTGTAAGTTTTAACAATATTGGTACAAATAAGGGGGAAACAAAAACTCCTGCATTACCGAATAGCCCGTGGTTATGACATAATACTTGATCATGACAAGAATAGGTACAGCAgatatacaaaaaatatttcttagaCTATAATTTAAGTAATTTACAATACTTGACCTCTTGACGTACGTATTTTTGATAATCTTCCCCACGACGAATTGCTGGACGAATCTGGACAATGCaatgcaaaatttttcctattatcTCAACGCGTTAACACATCTTATATCCCGATATCACCTGCATACAATCTGTTTCTATGGCATCCTAATCCTGTTTCCCTAATCCCGAAGTTCCTCATTCACCCGTTCACAGATAATACGGTCCTATTGCGAATGTGTAGCAGAATCCAAACCCATTGACAATATACCGGTACGGTGAAATGGTATTTTATGATGCGGTGTCGACAGGAATGTATCATTTCTATTCAATCTTGAATAGATGcagcttctcttttttcgtagGAACAAAGATTATCCGCGAGCGCCGACGAAGAAGCTGGTGAAGCGGGATTCGATGCCAATGCGCTTATACATGCCGAAAGggatagagaaagagaagacaGAATCGGAGCTGCTGCGTTAAACAGGTCTCGAAGTATTAATCGACAGAGGCTTGTCGCGCATAGTACTGCAATGGAAAGTATTCAAGCCGAGAGTGAACCCATCGACGACGAAGATGACGTACCGTGAGTATTCTTCTGATAATATTTATCCGACCTCGTAAAAAGACGTCTGGACTGAAGATGATAATCTATGCGTGTCTCTTCCCAtgtattgattatttattgtttgtttatcgacataatattaattttgttCATCACATTATGCCGGTAGCAGTCCGGGCGGTATCCCTGCAAGGAACGCAAGAGGCGAAcgtcttttactttttctcggTATTATCGATATACTGCAGAGCTACAGACTCAAGAAAAAACTCGAGCACACGTGGAAATCCATGATTCATGACGGGGTAGGTCTTGTGACATAACATAATTCTCAGCTCGTATCTTCCAATGAATACTAAGAATTCTTCTGCATGTAATTCGACAACCTCGTTATAgtgtcaaaattttatttgtaagTTTTTCTATAGGATTTGCATAATCTAATCACTAGTTTTACATTCTAGGATACAGTTTCCGTGCATAGACCTGGTTTCTATGCGCAACGCTTTCAAGATTTCATGGCCAAGACAGTTTTCAAGAAAATTCCATCACGTAAGTACCACCCTAATCAACCTCTCCTTACCAATCTCACCTCCATGCTCGCCCTTAACAAAGCCCATCATTGATTTCTAATAACAATTCCACTACTACTTATCGCTCGTTGACAATTTGGTTCAGGCGtgcttataataataatacaaccACGGTAACAACAGCGAAAATGCCAATGACCATGAGAATcacaattataatgataataataataaactgataataatcataaatTATAAACAAACGAGTaggctaaaaatttttgcttttgttGTTTTCAAAATAAGAGAGAGGGATAGATCTCTATTTAAGGAATGTTAACTTCGTTATTGTAATATGTTtacaaaaagaatttcattatCGGGTTGGATTTCAAtagaatttttatgaaatctTAGCATAATTTACCATGGAGTTGAGGGTATGTTTAATTTCTTTGATCAGATGTTGAGATTGACTGTTTTTCATCCCCGCGAAATAATTCCTTTGGAATCCTAGTCTATAATTGGACGCAATTATTGGTCGTGGAGCTGAGAAAGAAAGTTTTCTGTACATTCGTTTAGAATTCCCTCGGCTGAATATCATTCGATACTTTGCACATATTAGTGATAATAACAAGTTGTTGTCGAGTTGAAAATAAGTTTTTCATATGTGCCCGGTTTTAATGTTCAatggataataaataattcgataaacgaatataaaaaaagtcgaatgagtaaataagtaaatcaaaaatcaaatcagaGCTTCAAATCGGTTGATAACTTAACTTTAAACAAAGTGAACCGCACAGACTGGcctgaatttttctcaaaagtattattaataatattcctATCCGTTTTACTCATAAATAGGCGTTAttttaataagaaaaaataatgggcTCAACGACCTTGTGGTTtcttaaaaaattatcgtcagTTGATCTTCAGTTATAATTGCCATTTATCTCGCAGTAATAATTAGCATGCTACAAccggaaaatattttaagaTTTTGAATGAGATTAATACATGACCCTAATATTAAAGGTAAGGTGATAAGATTTAATATGTTCAAAACGAAAGCAAGATAGGAATTTCTGTGGATCATTCAATGATAATGTTCAAACTAATCTATCGATTAGAGATAttgtaaatttaattaaaaatagcgaaaaaatcTTTGTGGATTGAAAGAAATCGATAGTTATTCTAAATTTTCAGACTGTGAACCGTTATAAAATTTAGTGCGGTTCCTTTGGTtggtgttcattttttttcagtatcaTCTTAGCACCTcctccacaattttttttaccgtataATTTATCATACTTTCGTATTTCTATTACTTTCGAGTTTCCTTTTGGGGTGAAGTATCGAGTAAGCTTTTATTTTAGATAATGTTTATCTGGTGTCCACAAAAATGGCTGATTTAACACCACAGAAAACCGGTTTTTATCTACTATATGTTGAACTTGCGTCATTAGACCAATTTGCAAACAAGATACAACAACAATTCAGGATCAGTTAATGAGTTTTGGCTGAATATCAACAAACCAATGCCTATTCGCAACATCTAACTAGCGattagttttcaaaaattttgcgacAATAACGTCAAGTAAATATTACCGTCGAAAATCTCTGTATGTGGATAGACATGGCACCTAATAGGTTTTGTAATtaacaatttatttaaaaatagtaCAGTAGTACAACTATGTCAACATTGTGAGAAGGAAATATCAGAGATAAGGTATATTTAGGCCTTTTGGTCCATTcgtttccaccttttttttcaagttcttttgtaaaaaaatcaacgtaaTCAGCTAATAAAGTTAAATGTGGACACCATGTAACGTAAACATTTTACAATAAATACATTCACTGGTAATAATCCCCTTTTCATTGACAAATCCCTTTCCTCATTTTATAATCGTCGTATTGTACAGATTTTTTCGTTGTGTTTTCACCCTACACGCCtcgtaatttattcatttgtttggAATTGACTCGAACAGTTTTCTTTTAATTGCgtatatttcttttaatttttattcccgttATATTTTCGATTCCTACTTCTAAATCGAGTACACAGAACATTATTATTGAAGTGAAATAGTACCCAACCATCGGTGATTAGTATCATGCATTTTTTAACAACTTTTTCAACCAAACTATGTGAAAGAATAACCAATTACTTTGTTATGCCTTTGGGAATATCGTTAATATTACAATTAAGCGGATATTTCATATTATGAGTTGTCTACAGTCGTCACCTACGAGCGGCAATGTTTTCGTAAAAACGTCGAATGGCTGTTGATATAATAGTGAAATGAATTAATATTGGTTATCACGTTGGGTGTTGGGTTAGCTAAATGTTGTTGTTTCTGTGTCTGTGCACCCTTTGTCACCCCCCTGACACGCATCACCTGCTACCATTCGAAAATACTGAAATCAAAAGTGGACCTGCCTGAGATTAAGGGAAATCATCGCAAGTTCCGTAACCTGGTCACCAGCTACATAGGTAACTCTGTCTGTCTGTTTGTTTGTCTGTCTGTCCGATTGGTCGTTTGCCTGTCTGTTTGAATCTATATAAGtgcttttcttcctcctctgctgatttatttattctatcgATCTATTTTAGTGCTCATTTCTCttccatatatgtatacataatttagGACAATAACTTCAGATATTTCCAATACTTAATGTGCGACCTTTCGAGATATCGTTGGTTcttccgtcatttttttttttcacacatgtGACGTTCGTTTTCCCCAAAATGTTGAGTTGtgtcaattgattttcaatatttgagAAGTCTCCACGGGATAataaaatttgcgaaaatcTGTTACAGCTCTGAAACATTCCCcatcaaagagaaaaagcatAACAAGGCCACTCAGACCCCTGGAAGGAGATTTTGATTCCACTGGTaagtaattttcatttgttggAAATGTTAATTTATCGTTATTCATTGTCCCATTGTGCCACAATAACTAGCCCCTTCAAACAATCAATGTGAGAACCGCATCCGTTCAGAAAATTCTTGCGGTACAGACAATGATGTAATTGTCCCATTTCCCTCGTCAAAAGGCTTCACGAGCATTCCTCGTTATGCAGTCCTCTAACAACgtttgtgatttatttttcaacctcgAACATTTTACATCGATATGCCCAATTTCATCCTGGTACCATTCCATatgaatatttgtacatacgtgtgtatgaaCAGGTGCAAACTGCCCCTTTGAAAAATAGTATCAACTAAGGTCAGCATTTGATTGCAAAGAAACAATAAATTGCAATGTAAATGGAAACGATGTATTCTTGTTTTTGTTcgatgtaatgaaaaaaataatgagctTTTTGAGCTGACTCGAGTCGATCGCTGCTCATAATTTTTCCTATGAAATTTCAACAAgccagaaaagaaaaactgtgGTGTATCCAAATTCTGAATgtgttgaagaaattttcaaaaattgtcaATTCAAATATcagtgggggaaaaaaaaaaaaaaaaaaggatggcaTCTTAAGGTGCAATGgtgaaattctcatttttacgaaGCGATAAGATagtattgaaattattcgctAATAGTATAACGGTAATATGGTGGTTGTATG contains:
- the LOC105688312 gene encoding heat shock transcription factor, X-linked member 4-like; this encodes MIIQLLLFLFSMILFCFYKSDRNCQSRVLTGTYEQFLCFGVKFRRKAMYDDCVLLSMRFPQKLWRIVNECKTGAIRWSVNGGTILLDYKKFQEEYLNAEHSIFKTNNITSFIRQLNLYGFRKVTSHNRDPICNSHNPNVHEFLHENFRAHRTDLLAKVCRRTGAGKIKYCDKLRSKNLMKRDIADPKKKLQMSRLRICQFALTEALQQATRDYHRKRFWEEVIHDDSLSELNNFHKIAHSYARVIEGYQTTFDCSQDYCQAVRQLHRI
- the LOC105688310 gene encoding proteasome subunit alpha type-7-1 codes for the protein MGSRYDRAITVFSPDGHLLQVEYAQEAVKKGSTAVGVRGNDVVVLGVEKKSVAKLQEERTVRKICLLDDHVVMAFAGLTADARVLINRAQIECQSHKLTVEDPVTLEYITRFVAGLKQKYTQSNGRRPFGISCLLAGFDYDGAPHLYQTDPSGTYFEWKANATGRSATTVREFLEKYYTPDEVATEKGAMKLAIRALLEVVQSGQKNLEIAVMRRGQPLQMLDVDTIGEYVTEIEKEKEAEAEKKKQKK